The Cryomorphaceae bacterium sequence GGTGAATGTAAACCAAGGCTCTGAAGGGGTTCTTCTAAAACAGGCGGGGACGCCTTGTGAACTAACGCGTAGCGGGACGCTACGCTGAACAGAGATTCATCAAATAAGACCATCACACAAGCACCGCTGCGCTCATGCTTGCGCGAGATGGGGTGATTAGTAATGAGCCAATGAGACGATTGGCCGATGAGACGATGGGCCGATGCGCCAAAGGCCGAATGAACGGGCCGTGCCAAATCGAAATCTCTTGCGCCAATCTTTATTCAAACTTCGTTTAGTCCCGAAATCGGGGTGGCAGAATATTACCTTTGCAGCAGCACGCAAACTGCCATCATGGGAATTCTTCTGGCCAGTATTGATATCCCGATTCTCAAGGAGATCGTTATCATCTTCGGGCTGTCGGTGGTCATCATTCTGGCCTTTCAAAAGCTGAAAGTTCCGGCTATCATTGGTTTTCTAATTACCGGTATAGTGGCTGGTCCGCACGGTCTGGGCATTATTCAGGCAGGCGAAGACATTGAAATCCTGGCCGAAATCGGCGTGATTTTTCTGCTCTTTGTAATTGGTATTGAATTCTCGCTGAAGAGCTTACTGGCCATTAAGCGCACGGTTTTTTGGGGTGGTCTGATGCAAGTTGGGCTTACCATAGGCATCACCGCACTGGTCACTTTGGCGCTGGGTAAGCAGTGGAGCGAGGCCGTTTTTGTTGGTTTTCTCTTCGCCCTCAGCAGTACGGCCATTGTCTTAAAAATGCTGCAGGAACGCGGTGAAACCAACGCGCCGCACGGACGCATTGCAGTTGCCATTCTCATCTTTCAGGATTTGATTGTGGTACCTATGATGCTGGTGGCACCATTGATGGCCGGTAACGCCGAAAACGTGTGGGTAGATTTGGGCATTATGGGCCTGAAGGTGGCACTGGTGCTGGCGCTTGTCATTTTGTTCGCGCGGTATGTAGTGCCCCGTATTCTGGATGCCGTGGTAAAAACACGAAGCCGCGAGCTCTTTATCCTCACCGTTGTGGTGCTTTGCTTTGCCACAGCCTGGCTTACTTCGGTGGCCGATCTCTCCCTGGCGCTTGGGGCCTTCTTTGCCGGATTGGTGGTGTCGGAATCTGAATACAGCCACCAGGCAACCGCCAATATTCTGCCCTTCCGCGAAATCTTTATCAGCTTTTTCTTCGTGTCGGTGGGTATGCTGCTGGACGTGGACTTTTTCATTTCGCACTTTACCCGTATTCACCTGCTGGCACTGCTTGTGGGTGCTGCCAAATTTGCCATTGTATTCTTTACAGCCAAAGTGCTTCGGTACCCCACACGCACGGTCATTATCAGCGGCCTGTACCTGTTTCAGGTAGGTGAATTTGCCTTTGTGCTTTCGTTGGTTGGGATTCAGGCCGGGCTGCTCAGCGGACTGGTTTACCAGTACTTTTTGGCTGTGTCTATCATCACCATGGGAGCCACTCCGTTTATCATCAACTGGGCGCCTGCCATTGCCGACAAACTGCTGCGCACACCCGTGCCCAAACCGGTACGATCTACCCTGGAGGGCATGACCCGTAAAAAGGCAGAAACGATTGTTGCTGAACAGG is a genomic window containing:
- a CDS encoding potassium transporter KefB, whose translation is MDIPILKEIVIIFGLSVVIILAFQKLKVPAIIGFLITGIVAGPHGLGIIQAGEDIEILAEIGVIFLLFVIGIEFSLKSLLAIKRTVFWGGLMQVGLTIGITALVTLALGKQWSEAVFVGFLFALSSTAIVLKMLQERGETNAPHGRIAVAILIFQDLIVVPMMLVAPLMAGNAENVWVDLGIMGLKVALVLALVILFARYVVPRILDAVVKTRSRELFILTVVVLCFATAWLTSVADLSLALGAFFAGLVVSESEYSHQATANILPFREIFISFFFVSVGMLLDVDFFISHFTRIHLLALLVGAAKFAIVFFTAKVLRYPTRTVIISGLYLFQVGEFAFVLSLVGIQAGLLSGLVYQYFLAVSIITMGATPFIINWAPAIADKLLRTPVPKPVRSTLEGMTRKKAETIVAEQDFEDHLVIIGYGLNGQNVARAAREADIQYEIVELDPERIAEAKSKNEPIVFGDASEDLILHHVNVHKARVVVIAISDPQTTRLIVSRIREFTETAYIIVRTRSVREIEENMKLGADEVIPEEFETSIEIFTRVLRKYLVPTSEIQKFITRIRAHNYEKFRMGPSPEELGLHINPTMHIPDMEIATIRVAQEKNAVVGKRFGESDLKSKYNVHVLAIKRNDDYITDVGSDEVIRYQDVLYLFGPPEQILEMNRYLRL